From a region of the Leisingera thetidis genome:
- a CDS encoding MurR/RpiR family transcriptional regulator, translated as MDPHLDPKQTARLIQHLKDRMEQLPPKLKTAAKYVIDNPGDFGLDTVRVSARKTGISANGFVRLAQHLGYDSFESFRAPFRAALTTQRDADLGQDWLDRMADQGPASALQAAAARNQINITSRSLRLMTAERTQAIVDALLSARRSYVTATRSSYALAYYFHYVGRMALPSLELVPRHMGAALDDLLDIGPDDCLIALTFAPYSAGTIQALRLAGARGARVILISDSEVIAPGLRTDHVLAVAAGSLHPFGAVGGAMAVLECLLTHLIAAGGEDALSRIAAYDALRQDSGAYWSGPKLPRAGG; from the coding sequence ATGGACCCGCATCTCGACCCCAAACAGACCGCCCGGCTGATCCAGCACCTCAAGGACCGGATGGAGCAGCTGCCGCCCAAGCTGAAGACGGCGGCAAAATACGTGATCGACAACCCCGGCGACTTCGGCCTCGACACGGTGCGGGTGTCGGCCCGGAAAACCGGCATCAGCGCCAACGGATTTGTCCGCCTCGCCCAGCATCTGGGCTATGACAGCTTTGAATCCTTCCGCGCCCCCTTCCGCGCCGCCCTCACCACCCAGCGCGACGCGGATCTCGGCCAGGACTGGCTGGACCGCATGGCGGATCAAGGCCCGGCAAGCGCGCTGCAGGCCGCTGCCGCCCGCAACCAGATCAACATCACCTCGCGATCGCTGCGGCTGATGACAGCGGAACGGACGCAAGCCATTGTCGATGCACTGTTGTCCGCCCGCCGCAGCTATGTCACCGCCACCCGCTCCTCATATGCACTGGCCTATTATTTCCATTACGTGGGCCGCATGGCGCTGCCTTCGCTGGAACTGGTCCCCCGCCACATGGGCGCCGCTCTGGATGACCTGCTGGACATTGGCCCCGATGACTGCCTGATCGCCCTCACCTTCGCCCCCTACTCCGCCGGCACCATCCAGGCGCTGCGGCTTGCCGGCGCGCGCGGCGCAAGGGTGATCCTGATCTCCGACAGCGAGGTCATCGCCCCCGGCCTCCGCACCGACCACGTTCTGGCGGTCGCTGCCGGCTCGCTGCATCCCTTCGGCGCCGTCGGAGGCGCCATGGCGGTGCTGGAATGCCTGCTCACCCATCTGATTGCAGCCGGCGGCGAGGACGCGCTCAGCCGGATCGCCGCCTATGACGCCCTGCGCCAGGACAGTGGCGCCTATTGGAGCGGCCCGAAACTGCCGCGGGCGGGGGGGTGA
- a CDS encoding type II toxin-antitoxin system ParD family antitoxin yields MATMNVSLPDQMKTWVEEQARAGTYANSSDYVRDLIRRDQARAAAIGELQAAIDAGLASGPAEALTAEGFKATMRRNG; encoded by the coding sequence ATGGCCACCATGAACGTCTCCCTGCCGGACCAGATGAAAACTTGGGTCGAGGAACAGGCCCGCGCCGGCACCTATGCCAATTCCAGCGACTACGTCCGCGACCTGATCCGCCGCGACCAGGCCCGCGCCGCCGCCATTGGCGAGCTGCAAGCCGCCATCGATGCAGGCCTCGCCAGCGGCCCGGCAGAGGCGCTGACAGCCGAAGGTTTCAAGGCCACCATGCGCCGCAATGGCTGA
- a CDS encoding PhnD/SsuA/transferrin family substrate-binding protein, which yields MKLFEWTFGIIELFRERLRAAAPAAVLAAGLAVLVPAFGQAGTDLVFGTYAADKPTVTVKKYQPFLAFLSGRMSEELGEPVSIRLKIAKEYGEGIRQLASGEVDFARFGPASYVHVMKENPEIRIVAMESKNGAKRFKGVIVVHKDSSVQSVEDLAGLSFAFGDELSTIGRYLAQEYLLDAGISSADLHDFAYLGRHDLVGEAVGAGKYTAGALKESTYKKLVAKGVPIRVLASFDNVTKPWLAASDMPENVLAAMRKVMLASENEEIVRRISKNGFLEGSDEDYDIIRRAMERSLAF from the coding sequence GTGAAACTGTTTGAGTGGACCTTTGGTATCATTGAGCTTTTCCGGGAACGACTGCGGGCAGCCGCTCCGGCGGCGGTGCTTGCCGCCGGTCTGGCGGTGCTTGTTCCGGCCTTTGGCCAGGCCGGGACCGATTTGGTTTTCGGCACCTATGCGGCGGATAAACCTACTGTAACGGTCAAAAAGTATCAGCCCTTCCTTGCCTTCCTGTCCGGGCGGATGAGCGAGGAGCTGGGGGAGCCGGTCTCGATCCGCCTGAAAATTGCCAAGGAATACGGCGAAGGCATCCGCCAGCTGGCCAGCGGCGAGGTGGATTTTGCCCGCTTCGGCCCGGCCTCCTACGTGCATGTGATGAAAGAGAACCCGGAGATCCGGATTGTGGCGATGGAATCCAAGAACGGCGCCAAGCGGTTCAAAGGGGTGATCGTGGTGCACAAGGACAGCAGCGTGCAGTCGGTGGAGGACCTGGCCGGGCTCAGCTTTGCCTTTGGCGACGAGCTGTCGACGATCGGCCGCTATCTGGCGCAGGAATATCTGCTGGACGCCGGCATCAGCAGTGCCGATCTGCATGATTTCGCCTATCTCGGCCGCCATGACCTGGTCGGCGAGGCGGTGGGCGCGGGCAAGTACACCGCGGGCGCCCTGAAGGAAAGCACCTACAAGAAACTGGTGGCCAAGGGCGTGCCGATCCGGGTGCTCGCGTCCTTTGACAATGTGACCAAGCCCTGGCTGGCCGCATCGGACATGCCGGAGAACGTGCTGGCAGCGATGCGCAAGGTGATGCTGGCGTCGGAAAACGAAGAAATTGTGCGCCGGATCTCCAAGAATGGCTTTCTGGAAGGTTCCGATGAGGATTATGACATTATCCGCCGGGCAATGGAGCGCAGCCTGGCCTTTTAA
- a CDS encoding PEP/pyruvate-binding domain-containing protein — protein sequence MISGLGAVIAAKLGFTPKPGNSSRRYPVKLISVLILAAMALAAGNYWQYSSHSTAELARLQATLTRPAQFAGTSIKDASLKETSFSKQEDHPLAMSTTDAAAALGDGSTLFYDIRETGENAMGTLPGATHIRFPDFVQSQPVQPGQKVVLFCHNGNRSSETCAKLAAMGIDCSFIAGGIEKWIVEGRAFSDTDVKTLSDLRAIPDYPGKDVLLSTDDFKALLTTEDLQIVDTRYPGDFESGHLPGAINIPIRKMTTADLMDRIAELDPDKPTIAACYDRRSCFMSQVLGLELSQQGIDFRGRYTLPWEYFIAPKPKPHVQDWLAEQQTGLWDRAISALAAALLWVHERSHILLGLLALSIVTRILVLPVALKSERDQIITNETADEMKALKARLAHDPVRKARAVQAFYKDKGLTPMKNLTALLFLPVMMLGVSAAQEASASLQTPFLWMADLGAPDPLFILPVLFCALAAVYLLWAVAKTKRQKLLWMVLGMPALFAMVFTLTAAANAYLCFSLTLLLVQRAYVTGMHRQLGEALSLRAHKRRLAKLPRGVIPMGYTEELAHAGNKALRLSILRNAGLPVPGGVIVRSDAIHDYREMSDTKKDAFAARVFALAGGKPVAVRSSASNEDGADQSFAGVFESVLDVTADSIRAALDEVVTSFSSDRAASYSGEGGSTAQGNIVVQEMVQAEYAGVLFTQDPMAPGMAMIEWVEGCGEDLVSGRVTPTSLRFGRYTGLPAAEDQDQTLDMAPLLALGRRIEETFGAPQDVEWAYANGEFQIVQSRDITTLSLGTEQEQTRLAEWRGLLDRYADADPDQTILEQDEMSEVLPRPTPLSFSLMSELWAPGGSVDLACRELGVPYGLPEGRDGHLVNLFGKTYVDVALKQGMTLKLSAAKAKQLRRQAHPMITRFRAEVMPELRNKLAVWKAVDYAALPQDKLLEAISTLKEMFIRDVYLEAEKINILAGFTMGEAGTAAAGDPALRAHLMHAELPNAPSSLLASCTGKTAEARALQLMGHRSIFDYELSSPRYAEAPSLLNSLLGSAVEPIGTVPVPANLPDELDDTIGIAIAYQDLKEQAKHEALRVVAELRRALLALGRTSGLEDLVFSLTFDEVLSGNWQDPAALRDLAEARAAKEALRKKSAPSAVTLSLRDCELLSLGAQAQAGDGTMGGTCVAGSGSATARVFWMEDDSEIDPAAFADFQDGDILVCRMVNPAWLPYVQRSGAVLSEVGGWLSHMAIVAREKDVLMLVACKGLDSLSHGAQVTVSEDGSIQPLEEKGLKVVSA from the coding sequence ATGATTTCCGGCCTCGGCGCTGTCATTGCGGCAAAACTGGGTTTTACGCCCAAACCGGGCAACTCATCACGGCGCTACCCGGTCAAGCTGATATCCGTCCTGATCCTGGCGGCCATGGCACTGGCTGCCGGCAACTATTGGCAGTACTCCTCGCACAGCACTGCCGAGCTGGCAAGACTGCAGGCCACTTTGACGCGGCCGGCGCAGTTTGCCGGCACCAGCATCAAGGACGCCAGCCTCAAGGAGACCAGCTTCTCCAAGCAGGAAGATCACCCGCTGGCGATGAGCACCACCGACGCCGCGGCAGCGCTCGGGGACGGCTCCACCCTGTTCTATGACATCCGCGAAACCGGCGAGAACGCCATGGGCACCCTGCCCGGCGCCACCCATATCCGCTTCCCGGATTTCGTCCAGAGCCAGCCGGTGCAGCCGGGCCAGAAGGTCGTGCTGTTCTGCCACAACGGCAACCGCTCCTCGGAAACCTGCGCCAAGCTGGCAGCGATGGGCATCGACTGCAGCTTCATCGCCGGCGGTATCGAGAAATGGATCGTCGAGGGCCGCGCGTTCTCCGACACGGACGTGAAGACCCTCTCCGACCTGCGCGCCATCCCGGACTACCCGGGCAAGGACGTGCTGCTCAGCACCGATGATTTCAAGGCGCTGCTGACCACCGAGGACCTGCAGATCGTCGACACCCGCTATCCCGGCGACTTCGAGTCCGGCCACCTGCCCGGCGCCATCAACATCCCGATCCGCAAGATGACCACCGCCGACCTGATGGACCGCATCGCCGAACTGGACCCGGACAAGCCCACCATCGCCGCCTGCTATGACCGCCGCAGCTGCTTCATGAGCCAGGTGCTGGGGCTGGAACTGTCGCAGCAGGGCATCGATTTCCGCGGCCGCTACACCCTGCCCTGGGAGTATTTCATCGCGCCCAAGCCAAAGCCGCATGTGCAGGACTGGCTGGCCGAGCAGCAGACCGGCCTGTGGGACCGGGCAATCTCGGCCCTGGCCGCGGCCCTGCTGTGGGTGCATGAACGCAGCCATATCCTCTTGGGCCTGCTGGCGCTGTCCATCGTGACCCGCATCCTGGTGCTGCCCGTCGCCCTGAAATCCGAACGCGACCAGATCATCACCAACGAGACCGCGGACGAGATGAAGGCGCTGAAGGCGCGCCTTGCCCATGACCCGGTGCGCAAGGCGCGCGCGGTGCAGGCGTTCTACAAGGACAAGGGCCTGACCCCGATGAAGAACCTCACCGCGCTCTTGTTCCTGCCGGTGATGATGCTGGGCGTCTCTGCGGCACAAGAGGCCAGCGCCAGCCTGCAGACCCCGTTCCTGTGGATGGCCGATCTCGGCGCGCCCGATCCGCTGTTCATCCTGCCGGTGCTGTTCTGCGCCCTGGCCGCCGTCTACCTGTTGTGGGCCGTTGCCAAGACCAAGCGCCAGAAACTCTTGTGGATGGTGCTCGGCATGCCCGCCCTGTTTGCCATGGTGTTCACCCTGACAGCGGCGGCCAATGCCTACCTCTGCTTCAGCCTGACGCTGCTGCTGGTGCAGCGCGCCTATGTCACCGGCATGCACCGCCAGCTGGGCGAAGCGCTGTCGCTGCGCGCCCACAAGCGGCGGCTGGCCAAGCTGCCGCGCGGCGTGATCCCGATGGGCTACACCGAGGAACTGGCGCATGCCGGCAACAAGGCCCTGCGCCTGTCGATCCTGCGCAACGCCGGCCTGCCGGTGCCCGGCGGCGTCATCGTGCGCTCCGATGCGATCCACGACTACCGCGAAATGTCCGACACCAAAAAGGACGCCTTCGCCGCCAGGGTCTTTGCCCTCGCAGGCGGCAAACCGGTGGCCGTGCGTTCTTCCGCCAGCAACGAGGATGGCGCCGATCAAAGCTTTGCCGGCGTCTTTGAATCGGTGCTCGACGTCACCGCGGACAGCATCCGCGCCGCCCTGGACGAGGTAGTGACCAGTTTCTCCTCGGACCGCGCCGCCAGCTACTCCGGCGAGGGCGGCAGCACCGCCCAGGGCAATATCGTGGTGCAGGAGATGGTGCAGGCGGAATACGCCGGCGTGCTCTTCACCCAGGACCCGATGGCGCCCGGCATGGCCATGATCGAATGGGTCGAGGGCTGCGGCGAGGACCTGGTGTCCGGCCGCGTCACCCCCACCAGCTTGCGCTTTGGCCGCTACACCGGCCTGCCCGCGGCGGAAGATCAGGACCAGACACTCGACATGGCGCCGCTGCTGGCGCTTGGACGCCGGATCGAGGAGACCTTCGGCGCCCCGCAGGACGTGGAATGGGCCTATGCAAACGGTGAGTTCCAGATCGTGCAGAGCCGCGACATCACCACCCTGTCGCTGGGTACGGAGCAGGAACAGACCCGTCTGGCCGAATGGCGCGGCCTGCTGGACCGCTACGCGGACGCAGACCCGGATCAGACCATCCTCGAACAGGACGAAATGTCAGAGGTGCTGCCCCGCCCCACCCCGCTCTCCTTCTCGCTGATGAGCGAGCTGTGGGCGCCGGGCGGCAGCGTCGACCTGGCCTGCCGCGAGCTCGGCGTGCCCTACGGCCTGCCCGAGGGCCGCGACGGCCATCTGGTCAACCTGTTCGGCAAGACCTATGTCGATGTGGCACTGAAACAGGGCATGACCCTGAAACTCAGCGCTGCCAAGGCCAAGCAGCTGCGCCGGCAGGCGCATCCGATGATCACCCGCTTCCGGGCGGAGGTGATGCCGGAGCTGCGCAACAAGCTCGCGGTCTGGAAAGCGGTGGATTACGCCGCCCTGCCCCAGGACAAGCTCTTGGAGGCGATCTCCACTCTCAAGGAGATGTTCATCCGCGACGTCTATCTGGAAGCGGAAAAGATCAACATCCTGGCAGGCTTCACCATGGGCGAGGCGGGCACCGCTGCGGCCGGCGATCCGGCCCTGCGCGCGCACCTGATGCACGCGGAACTGCCGAACGCGCCCTCCAGCCTGCTGGCCTCCTGCACCGGCAAAACCGCCGAGGCCCGCGCCCTGCAGCTGATGGGCCACCGCTCGATCTTCGACTACGAGCTCAGCTCGCCGCGCTACGCGGAGGCGCCGTCGCTGCTCAACTCCCTGCTCGGCAGCGCGGTGGAGCCGATCGGCACCGTGCCGGTCCCGGCCAACCTGCCGGATGAGCTGGACGATACCATCGGCATCGCCATCGCCTATCAGGACCTCAAGGAACAGGCCAAGCACGAGGCCCTGCGCGTCGTCGCCGAACTGCGCCGCGCCCTCTTGGCCCTGGGCCGGACCAGCGGGCTGGAGGATCTGGTGTTCAGCCTGACCTTCGACGAGGTGCTGTCCGGCAACTGGCAGGACCCTGCCGCCCTGCGCGATCTGGCAGAGGCGCGCGCCGCAAAAGAGGCGCTGCGCAAGAAATCCGCGCCCTCCGCGGTCACCCTCAGCTTGCGCGACTGCGAGCTGCTGTCGCTCGGCGCCCAGGCGCAGGCAGGCGATGGCACCATGGGCGGCACCTGCGTCGCGGGCAGCGGCAGCGCCACCGCCCGGGTGTTCTGGATGGAGGACGACAGCGAGATCGACCCGGCGGCATTCGCCGATTTCCAGGACGGCGACATCCTGGTCTGCCGGATGGTCAACCCGGCCTGGCTGCCTTACGTCCAGCGCTCCGGCGCGGTGCTCAGCGAGGTCGGCGGCTGGCTCAGCCACATGGCCATCGTCGCCCGCGAAAAGGACGTGCTGATGCTGGTCGCCTGCAAGGGGCTCGACAGCCTGAGCCACGGCGCGCAGGTGACCGTCAGCGAAGACGGCTCCATCCAGCCGCTGGAGGAAAAGGGCCTCAAGGTGGTTTCCGCCTGA
- a CDS encoding response regulator: MKRTGILFQIVLSLLLAASAVGFAVGDMAQRQEVQRLEEQLAEQADLTVSLLSGMMLESIIVEDVPVLETGLTEAVTRNPKIVSIQIHSQAGKLLASAKAPGDQAADGGHVIYERPIELEGAAFGTMVVEWSTRDGEALVRAKVRQIIIWTVVPVLALSLLVLLLVHVLALRPLQRIHKRMSDAIAGLRSPLRPLPWYASREFRALDFSVGVLEETFAERDEREYAMEQAREAADIANRAKSDFLANMSHEIRTPMNGVIGMAELLQETPLDEDQRMYAETIAKSGSALLTIINDILNFSKIEAGKIELNSAPFNLQTAVEDVVTLMSPKAAEKGVEITMRYDPALPEVFNGDAGRIRQVITNIAGNAVKFTREGYVYIDVTGRRQQDRHLLTLRVTDTGIGIEPDRIGRIFRAFEQADNAATRNFEGTGLGLAISARLLELMGGAVQAQSEPGRGSVFTIELPLQAGGQVAAAPADRAVSFAGLSALLVDDLELNRVILSERLSAWGVACTAAATAHEVLEILSDAQLDGRRFDFILLDYQMPAMDGRELAARVRAMPGFETVPLIILSSVEHALSRADCESIGACEFALKPVRALQLRQVISRVLSVPPHMPAAAAAPAAGLQPDGRLLKVLLAEDNRTNQLVVTKMLKDAPLQISIARNGVEAVRQFRAERPDIVLMDMMMPEMDGIEATAEMRRIEAETGGGKCPIVALTANALNTHREKCLEAGMDDFLSKPINKQELSEAIRKWTSGKDLRRTGS; this comes from the coding sequence ATGAAACGAACGGGCATCCTTTTCCAGATTGTGCTGTCGCTGCTGCTGGCGGCTTCGGCGGTTGGATTCGCGGTTGGCGATATGGCGCAGCGCCAGGAGGTGCAGCGGCTGGAAGAGCAGCTGGCCGAACAGGCGGACCTCACGGTGTCGCTGCTGAGCGGGATGATGCTGGAATCCATCATTGTCGAGGATGTGCCGGTGCTGGAAACCGGCCTGACGGAAGCTGTCACCCGCAACCCGAAGATCGTGTCGATCCAGATCCACAGCCAGGCGGGCAAGCTCCTGGCCTCGGCCAAGGCGCCGGGCGACCAGGCGGCGGACGGCGGCCATGTGATCTATGAGCGGCCGATCGAGCTGGAGGGCGCCGCTTTCGGCACCATGGTGGTGGAGTGGTCGACCCGCGACGGCGAGGCGCTGGTGCGGGCCAAGGTGCGCCAGATCATCATCTGGACGGTGGTGCCGGTGCTGGCGCTGTCGCTGCTGGTGCTGCTGCTGGTGCATGTGCTGGCGCTGCGGCCGCTGCAGCGGATCCACAAGCGGATGTCGGACGCGATTGCCGGCCTGCGCAGCCCGCTGCGGCCGCTGCCCTGGTATGCCTCGCGGGAGTTCCGGGCGCTGGATTTCTCGGTCGGGGTGCTGGAGGAGACCTTTGCCGAGCGCGATGAGCGCGAATATGCAATGGAGCAGGCGCGCGAGGCGGCGGACATTGCCAACCGGGCCAAATCGGATTTCCTTGCCAACATGAGCCACGAGATCCGCACCCCGATGAACGGGGTGATCGGCATGGCGGAACTGCTGCAGGAAACCCCGCTGGACGAAGACCAGCGGATGTATGCGGAGACCATCGCCAAGTCCGGCTCGGCGCTGCTGACGATCATCAACGACATCCTGAACTTCTCCAAGATCGAGGCCGGCAAGATCGAGCTCAACAGCGCGCCGTTCAACCTGCAGACCGCGGTGGAGGATGTGGTCACCCTGATGTCGCCGAAGGCGGCGGAGAAGGGTGTCGAGATCACCATGCGCTATGACCCCGCGCTGCCGGAAGTGTTCAATGGCGATGCCGGGCGGATCCGCCAGGTGATCACCAATATTGCCGGCAATGCCGTCAAGTTCACCCGCGAGGGCTATGTCTACATCGACGTGACCGGCCGCCGGCAGCAGGACCGCCACCTGCTGACGCTGCGGGTCACCGACACCGGGATCGGCATCGAGCCGGACCGGATCGGCCGGATCTTCCGCGCCTTCGAGCAGGCCGACAATGCCGCCACCCGCAATTTCGAGGGCACCGGGCTGGGGCTGGCGATCTCGGCACGGCTGCTGGAGCTGATGGGCGGCGCGGTGCAGGCGCAGTCGGAGCCGGGCAGGGGGTCGGTGTTCACCATCGAGCTGCCGCTGCAGGCCGGCGGGCAGGTGGCTGCCGCTCCGGCGGACCGCGCGGTCAGCTTTGCCGGTCTCAGCGCGCTGCTGGTCGATGACCTGGAGCTGAACCGGGTGATCCTGTCGGAACGGCTGAGCGCCTGGGGCGTGGCCTGCACGGCTGCCGCGACGGCGCATGAGGTGCTGGAGATCCTGTCGGATGCGCAGCTCGACGGGCGCCGGTTCGACTTCATTCTTCTGGATTACCAGATGCCGGCCATGGACGGGCGGGAACTGGCGGCGCGGGTCCGTGCCATGCCGGGCTTTGAAACCGTGCCTCTCATCATCCTGTCTTCGGTCGAGCACGCGCTGAGCCGGGCTGACTGCGAGTCCATCGGAGCCTGTGAATTTGCTCTCAAGCCGGTGCGGGCGCTGCAGCTGCGGCAGGTGATCAGCCGGGTGCTGAGCGTCCCGCCGCATATGCCGGCGGCTGCGGCTGCCCCGGCCGCCGGCCTTCAGCCGGACGGCCGGCTGCTGAAGGTGCTGCTGGCGGAGGACAACCGCACCAACCAGCTTGTCGTCACCAAGATGCTGAAGGATGCGCCGCTGCAGATCAGCATTGCCAGGAACGGGGTGGAGGCCGTCAGGCAATTCCGGGCCGAGCGCCCGGATATCGTGCTGATGGACATGATGATGCCTGAAATGGACGGGATCGAGGCCACTGCCGAGATGCGCCGGATCGAGGCGGAAACAGGCGGGGGAAAATGCCCGATTGTGGCGTTGACGGCCAATGCGCTGAACACCCACCGGGAGAAGTGCCTGGAGGCGGGGATGGATGACTTCCTGAGCAAGCCGATCAACAAACAGGAGCTGTCCGAGGCCATCCGCAAATGGACCAGCGGCAAGGATTTGCGGCGCACCGGCAGCTAG
- a CDS encoding type II toxin-antitoxin system RelE/ParE family toxin yields MAEPRWRIRPAARADLAAIWRYGTETWGEAQADAYADSLFALFDLLADVPELARERPEFTPPVRIHPTGAHLVIYRLEQGRPDILRILHARQDLMAYLSEQTRT; encoded by the coding sequence ATGGCTGAACCGCGCTGGCGGATCCGCCCCGCCGCCCGCGCCGACCTCGCCGCGATCTGGCGCTATGGCACTGAGACCTGGGGCGAGGCACAGGCGGATGCCTATGCCGACAGCCTGTTTGCCCTGTTCGACCTGCTCGCGGATGTCCCGGAACTGGCCCGCGAACGCCCCGAGTTCACACCCCCGGTCCGCATCCACCCCACGGGCGCGCATCTGGTGATCTACCGGCTGGAGCAGGGACGCCCCGACATCCTCCGCATCCTGCACGCCCGCCAGGATCTCATGGCTTATCTCTCCGAACAGACCCGCACATAA